Within the Osmerus mordax isolate fOsmMor3 chromosome 6, fOsmMor3.pri, whole genome shotgun sequence genome, the region ACAGAAATAAGGTAACTATATCACACTGGTATCTGCTCACTGTTCATTCCTTTACAGACCAAACCAGACACAGGAAGACCCGGCTTTCCCCAATACAAGGGTAAACAATCTACTTCCTCAGAGGGAAGTGGCCTTTAGACAACGGATATCGAGCTCAAATTGTGCATCTCGGGTGTGGTTATGGTGAAGTCTGGTTTCGCTGTGAGCCGGGGTAGATGTCCTTGTTTAGTTTATTGATCCAGGCTGTTTCACTGCCCCACTGTGGGAAATGTGAGTGGTGGGAAACAGTACGTGCTCTGCTTCTAACGTCCGGTTTGTTTTCCTCAGCGGGGAGGATTAAGAAGCCCTTCCTTAAGATGGAGGACTCAAGCAGGTGAGTCTACGATGACAAGATGACCCCTAAAAATCACAACAATTGTTTACATTTGATTGTCTGAATAAGTTCACACTATATGTTCACTTGTTGGTTTTCCCCAGACATTACCGGCCGATTTACCTGGCCATGCCCAACATGCCAGAGTTCAACCTCACATCAGCATCCCCCTGTAGTCCCTTCCTGCTGGAGGACAAGGAGCACGGCAGGACACCTAGAGAGCACAGGTATGTTCCCAGACTAGAGAGCACAGGTATGTTCCCAGACTAGAGAGCACAGGTATGTTCCCAGACTAGAGAGCACAGGTATGTTCCCAGACTAGAGAGCACAGGTATGTTCCCAGACTAGAGAGCACAGGTATGTTCCCAGACTAGAGAGCACAGGTATGTTCCCAGACTAGAGAGCACAGGTATGTTCCCAGACTAGAGAGCACAGGTATGTTCCCAGACTAGAGAGCACAGGTATGTTCCCAGACTAGAGAGCACAGGTATGTTCCCAGACTAGAGAGCACAGGTATGTTGATGTTCCCAGACCACTGAAGCCCTCCGTGTCCTCCTGCCTCGCACTTTCCTCCTGCCTCGCGCGTTCCTCCTGCCTCGCGCGTTCCTCCTGCCTCGTGTGGATTCCCGTATTCTCATCTCCTTTATGATGCACATCTGATAATGGCTTGTGAGAGTAGCAATAGGAGAGAAGTTCTCCAATTGCTGCTCTGCAGTGTGACGTGAACTCTGACCTTTTATTGATTGACCTATGGGGGTCCTCAGGGCCAGAGGGGCACGGACCTCagccagtgaggagagagggcggaTCAGACCCAGGAAGAACAGGAAACGAGGGGGCTACTGCGAGTGCTGTGTCCTTAAATACGACAACATCAAAACTGTAAGTCCAATACTCTCTGAGTGAAAACCATTACAGTTACTGTAGCCGAGATGCACTAAGAAGAGATGCACTTTAAATGTCgacagcatttttttttatggtGAGTCACAATCCAGCTATTGCAAGCATGTATAATCACCTTCACATGTACAGAAAATGTTGTAACAATGTAGCTACTGATGAGTGCATGTTGACCCAGAGGAGCCCTGTCTGAACCTGCAGCACCTGCAGGGTGAGCTCCACCAGACGTTCGCTCAGAGTGACCAGTACCTGCTTGTGGACAGGCTGGTGTCGACCCTGCCGTTCAGCTTCCTCCACATCCCACCACCCAGCAGGCGGTGCGTGCTCTCTAAgtcctgctgcctctgtctgctgcctctgtctgctgcctctgtctgctgcctctgtctgctgcctctgtctgctgcctctgtctgctgcctctgtctgctgcctctgtctgctgcctctgtctgctgcctctgtctgctgCCTGTCCGGTTTGCTGTCTGTCCGGTTTGCTGTCTGTCTTTACattcctgatgtgtgtgttgtcgttTCCTTCAGGCCCAGGTGCAGCATCAGCTCCACACTGTGTGCTCCTGGCttgtgtgtgaaggaggaggaggagggggtggatgcCTCAGGGACGGGGAGAGACCAGACTTCGCTCTGGCCTTCCACAGCGGAGCCCCAGGCCGGGGCAGGACCCCAAGCCGGGGCAGGACCCCAAGCCGGGGCAGGACCCCAGGCAGGGCCCCAGTCCGGGGCAGGACCCCAGTCCGGGGCAGGACCCCAGTCCGGGGCAGGGCCCCAGTCCGGGGCAGGACTCCAGGCAGGGCCCCAGTCCGGGGCAGGGCTCCAGGCACACCCAGCAGAACACTGcagtgtctccccccccctcggacacgcagctgaggagaggaggggctcgGACCCTCAGCCTCACACCAGATCCCTCCCCTGCAAACGACCATTCCGGCAGGGCTCCCTCCACAcaagccctccccccctccccccagggacCAGCCCTGCGCTCTCATCCACCGCTGGAGCAGTAAAAGAAACCATTAGTGTCCATCCTTCTTCCAGTGAgccactgccccctggtggcctgGAGGGCGAGAGTGCCTGCATGGAGAACAACAGACCTGTTAGCTGTCATTGTGGTGCGGATTTCAAGCGGGGTGTTTCCACCGGAAACCTGGTGGTTCCTTCCTCACAGCTCTACGTGTTCATGTCACGACTACAGGAGGAGGAGTTCCCACCTGCGCTGagcgtggcagagagagaggcccctccagggagaggggagcgggCTGTTCCTCAGTGCAGGAACAGCAGCCCCTCCCCTGAAAGGAAGCTACAGAGGAAGGTCCGGGACTTTAAGCGGAAGAGACGGAAAGTGGCCGCTCAGGCCAGCTCTCCGGGCTGTGAGGAACCAGAGGAGCTCTCCAAGAGCAGCTCCCTCCTGAGCATCTGGCAGCTGTTCCAGTCCAGCGAGGACATGGACTGGGAGTTCCAGGGCTTCCcggggtgaggagaggcagagcTGGCCTGTTCCACTATCACACTTGAGAACTGATGCTGAACAGGTTTTTCAATCTGACTTTTAGTCATGTTATGGTGGCCAAGCCCAGACCTGCTCAGCCACTTACCCAGAATGCACTGTGATTTATTaaagtaaatgtgttttttatgtggggggggtgtattcACAACAATGTTGAGTGTTATAGAGTTTAACATGCCCAGCTTCACCTGGACTGAAGATGCTGTTAGACCTGTTAACAGCCTAACCGTGTTGCTGATGGGACACCACTGCTGTATGCATTTGACTTTGAAATGAACTGGAGCCTATTGGTCACCCTGTGGTACAATATGTGGCATCATACAGGAAGTATGTGCAGTCTTAAATAATTGATACAAGATTGTATTTAGTGTTTATAATACAGATTGAAGAATAGAATGCTATGAATAAGTGTTTCTTAAATGATTGGGACGATCTGAAAGGCCTGTGTGGGGCTGTCAGACAGGACTACGTGGGAAGGTTCTGAATGTGCCAAACTCAATCTCACAACCTCATAATATAGACAAAATAACTTTCTCAATCTCAATATGGATCGAATTACCCCTAAAGCATAACTGAAGGAAAAGAGCATTAGCTTGATGGGTTTTTAGCTTGATGTTTGCCTGCAGGTAGTGCATTAGCACAAGGCCTTGCTCCCATCGCTGCTCTGGAGGTTTGGGTTGtcggaggcaggagggaggcaggttctaaagctgggggcaggagggaggcagggtctaaagctgggggcaggagggaggcaggttctaaagctgggggctggagggaggcaggttctaaagctgggggcaggagggaggcaggttctaaagcagggggcaggagggaggcagggtctaaagctgggggcaggagggaggcaggttcTAAAGCTGGGGGCATGAGGGAGGCAGGTTCTAaagctgggggcaggagggaggcagggtctaAAGcttggggcaggagggaggcagggtctaAAGCTGGGGGCATGAGGGAGGCAGGGTCTAaagctgggggcaggagggaggcagggtctaaagctgggggcaggagggaggcagggtctaaagctgggggcagga harbors:
- the dbf4 gene encoding protein DBF4 homolog A, with amino-acid sequence MESAQSPTIEKFFSKEIKYLVSNKKEARYVQYLSQDSPVPSPDSGHSSPHPHPGHTSPHPHPGPCSVRGSSQGPNDTVVQSRGKSLVDRVVKEQERLQVNKTLSKALEWGVKILYIDDITAYVEKKKKNVSPQQTAAAACKKTTKPDTGRPGFPQYKAGRIKKPFLKMEDSSRHYRPIYLAMPNMPEFNLTSASPCSPFLLEDKEHGRTPREHRARGARTSASEERGRIRPRKNRKRGGYCECCVLKYDNIKTHLQGELHQTFAQSDQYLLVDRLVSTLPFSFLHIPPPSRRPRCSISSTLCAPGLCVKEEEEGVDASGTGRDQTSLWPSTAEPQAGAGPQAGAGPQAGAGPQAGPQSGAGPQSGAGPQSGAGPQSGAGLQAGPQSGAGLQAHPAEHCSVSPPLGHAAEERRGSDPQPHTRSLPCKRPFRQGSLHTSPPPLPPGTSPALSSTAGAVKETISVHPSSSEPLPPGGLEGESACMENNRPVSCHCGADFKRGVSTGNLVVPSSQLYVFMSRLQEEEFPPALSVAEREAPPGRGERAVPQCRNSSPSPERKLQRKVRDFKRKRRKVAAQASSPGCEEPEELSKSSSLLSIWQLFQSSEDMDWEFQGFPG